One Microbacterium sp. W4I20 DNA window includes the following coding sequences:
- a CDS encoding uroporphyrinogen-III synthase: protein MTSDSKQDRPLDGWRILVPRGGPWGDGVAASLRAQGAVPVVAPLINFAPTTDQAGLDGALEQLAAGAFDWLTVTSATTVDVLFAHRAVVPRSTRIAAVGETTAAALQAVGYEVALVPEQDNSAEGMAEQLIALESEPRRILALRSEIAKPVLSTLLSDAGHDVASVVAYRTVGVPVTERIRRDVENGRINAILITSGSVAQQVREQFPEIPDETLLAAIGPRTAQDARKAGLSVSVVADRQTVDALIDAVSHFTLPHAADEFAP, encoded by the coding sequence ATGACATCCGATTCGAAGCAGGACCGACCGTTGGACGGCTGGCGCATCCTCGTGCCCCGGGGCGGGCCGTGGGGCGACGGCGTCGCCGCGAGCCTCCGCGCCCAGGGAGCCGTGCCCGTCGTCGCACCCCTCATCAACTTCGCTCCGACCACTGACCAGGCCGGCCTCGACGGCGCGCTCGAGCAGCTGGCCGCCGGAGCCTTCGACTGGTTGACCGTCACGAGCGCCACCACGGTCGATGTGCTGTTCGCGCATCGCGCCGTCGTTCCGCGCTCGACGCGGATCGCAGCCGTGGGCGAGACGACCGCAGCCGCGCTGCAGGCCGTGGGCTACGAGGTGGCCCTCGTTCCCGAGCAGGACAACTCCGCCGAGGGCATGGCCGAGCAGCTGATCGCTCTCGAGTCCGAGCCGCGCCGCATCCTGGCCCTGCGCAGCGAGATCGCGAAGCCGGTGCTCAGCACCCTGCTGTCGGATGCCGGGCACGATGTGGCCAGTGTCGTGGCGTACCGCACGGTCGGAGTGCCCGTCACCGAGCGCATCCGCCGTGATGTCGAGAACGGCCGGATCAACGCGATCCTCATCACGAGCGGGTCGGTCGCCCAGCAGGTGCGCGAGCAGTTCCCCGAGATCCCGGATGAGACGCTGCTCGCGGCGATCGGCCCCCGTACCGCGCAGGACGCCCGCAAGGCCGGGTTGTCGGTGTCGGTCGTGGCAGACCGCCAGACGGTCGACGCGCTGATCGATGCGGTCTCGCACTTCACGCTTCCGCACGCGGCCGACGAGTTCGCCCCGTGA
- a CDS encoding glutamate-1-semialdehyde 2,1-aminomutase gives MTDRNDDLFSAARAVIPGGVNSPVRAYGSVGGTPRFLASAKGATVTDAAGRSYVDLVASWGPALLGHAHPEIVAAVQEAAARGLSFGAPTEGEVELAELIADRVRFGEVRPVERVRLVSTGTEATMTAIRLARGATGRDLLVKFAGHYHGHSDGLLAEAGSGVATLALPGSAGVPAPIAAQTLVIGYNDPEALAAVFAEHGPRIAAVIVEAAAANMGVVAPLPGFNRLIADTAHAHGALMILDEVLTGFRVHPAGFWGLQAAAGETYVPDIIAFGKVVGGGMPLAALGGRAEIMDLLAPLGPVYQAGTLSGNPLSVAAGLATLRLATPEVYAAVDAASARLAARLDAALADAGVTHAVASAGSLFNPSFRASAPRDYAEAQAQESFRYAPFFHSMREQGVALPPSVFEAWFLTAAHGEEELQVIEAALPAAAASAASAVRV, from the coding sequence GTGACCGACCGCAATGACGACCTGTTCTCCGCTGCCCGCGCGGTGATCCCCGGCGGGGTGAACTCGCCGGTGCGCGCGTACGGCTCGGTCGGCGGTACGCCGCGTTTCCTCGCCTCCGCGAAGGGCGCGACGGTGACGGATGCCGCGGGGCGCTCGTACGTCGACCTCGTCGCCTCGTGGGGCCCGGCGCTGCTCGGCCACGCGCACCCGGAGATCGTCGCCGCGGTGCAGGAGGCGGCGGCGCGCGGACTGTCGTTCGGTGCGCCGACCGAGGGCGAGGTCGAACTCGCAGAGCTGATCGCGGATCGGGTGCGGTTCGGCGAGGTCCGGCCGGTGGAGCGCGTGCGCCTGGTGTCGACCGGCACCGAGGCGACCATGACGGCGATCCGTCTGGCCCGCGGCGCGACGGGACGCGACCTGCTGGTGAAGTTCGCGGGTCACTACCACGGTCACTCCGATGGGCTGCTCGCCGAGGCGGGTTCCGGAGTCGCGACCCTGGCCCTTCCCGGGTCGGCGGGCGTGCCGGCGCCGATCGCTGCGCAGACGCTCGTGATCGGCTACAACGACCCGGAGGCCCTTGCGGCGGTCTTCGCGGAGCACGGCCCGCGCATCGCGGCGGTCATCGTCGAGGCGGCGGCTGCGAACATGGGAGTGGTCGCACCGCTCCCCGGGTTCAACCGTCTGATCGCCGACACCGCCCACGCGCACGGCGCCCTGATGATCCTCGACGAGGTGCTCACCGGATTCCGCGTGCACCCGGCGGGTTTCTGGGGGCTGCAGGCTGCGGCGGGCGAGACGTACGTGCCCGACATCATCGCCTTCGGCAAGGTCGTCGGCGGAGGGATGCCGTTGGCCGCGCTGGGCGGTCGCGCCGAGATCATGGATCTGCTCGCTCCGCTGGGCCCCGTGTATCAGGCGGGGACGCTCTCCGGCAATCCGCTGTCGGTCGCAGCCGGTCTCGCGACGCTTCGCCTCGCGACGCCGGAGGTCTACGCGGCCGTGGATGCGGCATCCGCTCGTCTCGCCGCGCGCCTCGATGCTGCGCTGGCGGACGCGGGGGTGACGCACGCGGTCGCGTCCGCGGGGAGCCTGTTCAACCCATCGTTCCGTGCCTCTGCGCCGCGCGACTACGCCGAGGCTCAGGCGCAGGAGTCGTTCCGCTACGCGCCCTTCTTCCACTCCATGCGCGAGCAGGGCGTGGCGCTCCCGCCGAGCGTCTTCGAGGCCTGGTTCCTCACCGCGGCACACGGCGAGGAAGAGCTCCAGGTCATCGAGGCGGCGCTTCCGGCGGCTGCCGCTTCCGCTGCAAGCGCGGTGCGCGTCTGA
- the hemB gene encoding porphobilinogen synthase — translation MSFPEMRMRRLRQSPAVRGLVRETSLEPRQLVLPMFVREGLTEQVAIGSMPGVVQHSIDSLRSAAVEAAEAGVGGVMLFGVPAVRDARGSGADDPRGILNVATEALAAEVGDALVVQTDLCLDEFTDHGHCGVLAADPSSSSGIRVDNDATLERYAAMALAQARAGSQLLGLSGMMDGQVAVVRAALDAEGFTDTLLLAYAAKYASAFYGPFREAVDSQLTGDRRTYQLDPGNRREGVREALVDEAEGADIVMVKPAMSFLDVLREVRDAVRIPVWAYQVSGEYAMIEAAAANGWIDRRGAVLESLLSIRRAGADAVLTYWATEAARWLRD, via the coding sequence GTGAGCTTCCCCGAAATGCGGATGAGGCGCCTGCGGCAGTCGCCCGCGGTGCGCGGTCTCGTGCGCGAGACGTCGCTGGAGCCGCGTCAGCTGGTGCTGCCGATGTTCGTGCGAGAGGGGCTGACCGAGCAGGTCGCCATCGGGTCGATGCCCGGCGTGGTCCAGCACTCGATCGACTCCCTGCGGTCCGCCGCCGTCGAGGCCGCGGAGGCCGGCGTCGGGGGAGTGATGCTGTTCGGTGTGCCGGCGGTGCGCGATGCGCGCGGTTCCGGCGCCGATGACCCGCGCGGCATCCTCAACGTCGCCACGGAGGCCCTCGCGGCTGAGGTCGGCGACGCGCTCGTGGTGCAGACCGACCTGTGCCTCGACGAGTTCACCGATCACGGACACTGCGGCGTGCTTGCCGCGGACCCTTCGTCGAGCTCAGGGATCAGAGTCGACAACGACGCGACCCTCGAGCGGTACGCGGCGATGGCGCTCGCGCAGGCGCGGGCCGGATCGCAGCTGCTCGGACTGTCGGGGATGATGGACGGCCAGGTCGCCGTCGTCCGTGCCGCTCTGGACGCCGAGGGCTTCACCGACACCCTGCTGCTGGCCTACGCCGCGAAGTACGCGAGTGCGTTCTACGGGCCGTTCCGCGAAGCGGTCGACTCTCAGCTCACGGGCGACCGGCGCACGTACCAGCTCGACCCGGGCAACCGACGCGAGGGCGTTCGCGAGGCTCTCGTCGATGAGGCGGAGGGCGCCGACATCGTGATGGTGAAGCCGGCGATGTCGTTCCTCGACGTGCTGCGCGAGGTGCGCGATGCCGTGCGTATTCCGGTATGGGCATACCAGGTGTCGGGCGAGTACGCGATGATCGAGGCCGCGGCGGCGAACGGCTGGATCGATCGCCGGGGCGCGGTGCTGGAGTCGCTGCTGTCGATCCGCCGCGCCGGCGCCGACGCCGTTCTGACGTATTGGGCGACCGAGGCCGCCCGCTGGCTGCGCGACTGA